A portion of the Lolium perenne isolate Kyuss_39 unplaced genomic scaffold, Kyuss_2.0 unplaced65, whole genome shotgun sequence genome contains these proteins:
- the LOC139834862 gene encoding uncharacterized protein — translation MEPNEPLNTKFYQLGNGGSLIFEHDLDSLSDHLGRPHPEFHGIQVDDQPGGELQWIITADLRGKLEPPTSERILFSFRESNWLDGLARALQEALARLCGQNTEALREERFAHLARRNSDGRPMDVPLHPQLRHHVDHLDFMLYQTQRDLDASRAYANQTHAHIIEQGEAIKLLNNDRRNLRQQRAKKDATIRRLRDRIASLEATVTAQEDQIRHMEEDDEGIDIQGGDAFLSDDDDFEEDENTEEEDYEFLEAGQDDYVPIDIDDEE, via the coding sequence atggaaccgaatgaacccctcaacaccaagttttatcagcttggaaacggaggaagcttgatcttcgagcatgacctcgactccctgtcggatcaccttggccgcccacaccccgagtttcacgggattcaggtggacgaccagccgggaggggaactgcagtggattatcactgccgacttgaggggcaagctggagcctcccacctcggagaggatccttttctctttcagggaaagcaactggctcgacgggcttgcacgtgctcttcaggaagcacttgctcgtctgtgcggacagaataccgaagcccttcgtgaggaacgctttgcgcatctcgcacggcgtaactctgacggaagacccatggatgtgccactccacccccagttgaggcaccatgtggatcacttggacttcatgctctaccagactcagagggacctcgacgcctctcgcgcttacgcgaaccagacccatgctcacatcatcgagcagggtgaggcgatcaagctactcaacaacgaccgcaggaaccttcgccagcagcgtgccaagaaggacgctacgattcgccgccttcgcgaccggatcgcgtcacttgaggccactgtcacggcccaggaagatcagattcgtcacatggaggaggacgatgaaggcatcgatattcagggaggagacgcctttctgagcgatgacgatgactttgaggaggacgagaacaccgaggaggaggactacgagttcctggaggccggacaggatgactacgtcccgattgatatcgacgatgaggagtag